The region CGAGGTGCATATCAGGACATCAGCGGCGGAGGCGGCGAAGCGGAAACTCGAAGAGAAGGTGACAGAGTTATTGAGCGATGTGGAGCGCGCGCGGAACCAAGTCGCGGGGGCGGAGTCGGCACGGGTAAGAGCCGAGCAGCGCGCGACCGAAGCGAGGAGTGAGGGGGCGGAGCAGGGACGCGTCGCGGCGCTGGCGAGTATGGCAAAGCTTCCACTCAAGGGAAAGAAGGGGCGCGCCATCAACACGGCAGGCATGAGGTTGCAGCAACTGGCGAGGGTTGAGGCGGAGGGCGCCACGTGGCTCGTCTATGAGTTGCGGAACACGGGGAAGGTGCCAAGGAAGTTGGACGGCGTCAGCGTCAGCGGCGAAGGCAGAACGTTGATGCACGCGCCGAACGGTGACATCTTTCCAGATAAGTCGGCGCGTGTCAGCCTGTGGGTAAGCGGGGCGAAAGCAACCGACAGCATAGTATTCCATGTGACGGGCGGTACGATTAAAACCGGGGGTGCAGAATGATGGATCAACGAGTTGAAGAGCCGCGCGCGCCCCGGCAAGCACCCACACCACAAGAAGCGCAGGAGTCTAGACCGACGGCCGCTAACTGGTTGCGGCACAAGCTCAAACCGCACGGGCGCACGAATCGCAATCTCGCGCTCACGGTTTGCATCATCGTTGGCGCCATAGTCTTTCTGTGGGCATGGTACGCACAACCACAATCAGCCACGGGGAAGAGGAAAGACGTAGCACAGGCAACACCGACGCCGCGCCGGAGCAGCATCGGGATCGGGAGTGACCGGACAGGTCCGCCCGAAGTAGCACCCGGCAACGTCCCGCCTTTAGGTGGCGCATACCCGCAAGCCTCGCCGCAGGGAACACCGTTCGGCCCCTCCACGGCGCCGCCAACGTACTCTGCCCCGCCCTTGAGACCTTACGTGCCGAGCGAGACAGCAGCTCCCCACGCGCCCGTGGCTGAGAGGGCAATCAAGGAAGAAGATGCTTCACCGTTTGCCTACCAAGCAGATAGCAAGTTCGGTGCGCAGCTTCATGAAGGAAACCCCGGTGCGCCGGTGGGGGCAAAGCCTTCGGGGCTGTCACAGGGAGTGGCGGGAGATCCCCTCCCTATGACAGGCAAGACTGAGGAGCCGGAAGGCGACCAAGACTCAACGAGCAATTCACCACTACCCGTGGGCACGGAGATAGCGATGCGGTTGCTACGACCGGCGGCGAGCGGACTAGCATCCTTTGTCAAGGTGGTGGTGACAACTCCGGTGCGGGACGCGGCGGGCAAGATCGTTATTCCTGCCGGCACGCAAGGCAGATTGCCATTTGCGGCTGACGAGTTTCACGGGCGGTTGACGCTCAACACCTCGCGCAGCGGCGTGTTGGTTGTCGGCAGCAGAGCGATTGAGGTGCAGGGGTCGGTGTTAGGCGCGGACGGGCGGCCGGGGATACGCGGAGAGATCAAAGGTCAGCGGGGCGGGCCGAACTTAGTCGCGAGGGGGTTGCGAGGTGCGGCACGGATGGCCTCGGGCAGCATGGGCGCGCTCGGCGGTAGAGTAGCGATTGAGGCAGAGCAAGCGATGGCGGAGCGCGGGGGGGCCTTGAATAGTTATTCGCGCGAGGTAGTTGCTAAAGAGGGTACGGTGTTCACTTTTGTGGTGGGGATGTGAAATTAAAAAATGACGTTTGAAGAATTAAGGGGACGTATCAAGAACCCACCCGATTCACGTCGAATCGTTATTGCTAAAGATGCGGAAGGTAGTCTGTTAAATCCGCTCGAAAAAGTCAGCGAAGGGCTGGACGTTGCCCTCACTATTCGCCTGGAACGGATTTGTACTATTGATGAAACGGCTCCGTAGCAACCGAAGCATTGCGGGTTCTAGAGTGGTGGCCGTCGCTATCAGCAACGAGCGCGGCGGCATACTGTTAATGGTGCTGATCTGTCTGCTGGTTGTCATCGTCCTGTACTTCGGCTTAGTAGTTTTCCTGTGGGTAGGAGTAACGAACGGCACCATTGGCGCGGGCACACAAGGGCAGGGAAGCATCGCTCACATCAACGGCAATCGACCCAACATTCCGCTCGGGCACGACGGGCAAAGCCACACGAAAGCAAACAACATTGAAGAGCTGGACAGCGGGAGCGCGGAGTTGGTCTGCGTGCGATTGAACGGAGTCGGCGGCGGCAAGACGCCCGCGCTGGATCGCAGGGTGGCCCGTCGAATGATCGGAGCTATCAACCACCTGGCCGAGGAAGGGTTAGCGCCTCTCAGCTTCACTTGGGCTTTACGGACGACCTGCCAACAAAGAAACGTCAACCCCGGCCCGAACTTGAAGGCGCGTCCCGGCAGTTCACCACATGAGGCGGGAAGCGCGGTCGATGTCTCGGGAATGAGCAGTCGACGTGATGCGGGGCGCATCGTACAGATCATGGGAACGCACGATTTCATTTGGTTAGGGAGACGTGATCCGCCGCACTTTCACGTCATGCCGGCGACAATCGGCGAGGCATCATTCGGAGCGTGGATCAGGAAGATTCAACACTTGTACCAATTAGGACAGCCGACGGGCGGATGCCGTGGGAGTGAATGCGGAAGTTAACCCGCGAAGGCAAAAGATGGAAAACGAAGACAACGTTAACTCGGAACAACCGGACGTACCGCTCGGCGAACGACTGAAACAACGCTGGCTGAAGTCTTGGCCGCTCGCCGTTGGCGCACTCGTCATGTCCGTGTGGGTGTTCGGCCCGCGCCTGTTCAAGCACCCGGAAACACCTCCGATTCAAGTTGAGGAAACATTTGACAGGCAAGCGAAATGGGAAGCGGTCAAGCAACCCTTAGTGCCGGATTTGATGTGGCTTGATCTAAACGATGACGGAAC is a window of Pseudomonadota bacterium DNA encoding:
- a CDS encoding TrbI/VirB10 family protein, giving the protein MAERAIKEEDASPFAYQADSKFGAQLHEGNPGAPVGAKPSGLSQGVAGDPLPMTGKTEEPEGDQDSTSNSPLPVGTEIAMRLLRPAASGLASFVKVVVTTPVRDAAGKIVIPAGTQGRLPFAADEFHGRLTLNTSRSGVLVVGSRAIEVQGSVLGADGRPGIRGEIKGQRGGPNLVARGLRGAARMASGSMGALGGRVAIEAEQAMAERGGALNSYSREVVAKEGTVFTFVVGM